One region of Vibrio sp. FE10 genomic DNA includes:
- a CDS encoding delta-class carbonic anhydrase, with product MKNKSVFLSVAMAMLAAQANASDASHESVADSVIAEQRANLSENTQGKGFGPQAPRDLGSLQGTNARLFSDAPDSTAMNLCNIHFHKNAEHKGGEFTQYAGNGDGKGFQSGFKYTGKLSSAELKPFEGEVCPSDHGSLHSGDTIEVHYVYSTAQVEPGETLGACFNDAITNPQLRVETQVYVLVNDDKALDFEALAKHSKVNGLHQAPNIPQDTGSAIQYAGSTTGPGYNEQGSPFQVTWSVRPQVAKVNIATVGNWCEGNDFNEDHAHGVRNIVVNPELLSPIAN from the coding sequence ATGAAGAATAAGAGTGTATTTTTAAGCGTCGCGATGGCCATGTTGGCGGCTCAAGCGAACGCATCTGACGCGAGCCATGAGTCTGTAGCAGACAGTGTTATCGCTGAACAAAGAGCGAACCTGTCTGAAAACACGCAAGGTAAAGGTTTCGGCCCACAAGCCCCCCGTGATTTGGGTTCCTTGCAGGGAACTAACGCTCGTCTGTTTTCCGATGCGCCAGATTCAACTGCCATGAATTTATGTAATATTCACTTCCATAAGAACGCAGAACACAAAGGTGGTGAGTTCACCCAATACGCTGGTAACGGTGATGGTAAAGGTTTCCAGAGTGGCTTTAAATACACAGGCAAGCTGAGTTCTGCTGAGCTGAAACCATTTGAGGGCGAGGTTTGTCCGAGCGATCATGGTTCTTTGCATTCGGGCGACACTATCGAAGTGCATTACGTGTATTCAACCGCTCAAGTTGAACCGGGAGAAACCCTTGGTGCTTGTTTCAACGATGCGATTACCAACCCGCAACTGCGTGTTGAAACCCAAGTTTATGTGTTAGTGAATGACGACAAGGCACTCGACTTCGAAGCATTGGCTAAGCACTCTAAAGTTAACGGTTTGCATCAAGCTCCGAATATTCCACAAGATACTGGCTCAGCGATTCAATACGCAGGCTCTACAACGGGGCCAGGTTACAATGAGCAAGGTTCGCCTTTCCAAGTTACATGGAGCGTGAGACCCCAAGTGGCGAAAGTAAACATCGCGACGGTTGGCAACTGGTGTGAAGGAAACGACTTCAATGAAGATCACGCACATGGTGTGAGAAACATAGTTGTAAACCCAGAGTTGTTGTCACCAATAGCGAACTAA
- a CDS encoding methyl-accepting chemotaxis protein, protein MFGIAVAASMASTYFISSEKIDEIILNKSQVQAEFLAGNAGYILENSDNPVQDLQKLVGELKQRSDVTYAIVIDSNVSAIAHSDKNKLNKVYEDSYTVKGATQGVQQYSKWYADVQQVWVFDIMAPIYVNGELYGTFDIGIPITEVSQATNGIISYQLASMVFIFVVCLVVLSLLLSKLMQPLLVLKNTLHDISEGDGDLSVRLPIKGNDEVAQISSAFNVFVGKVHEIITQTVNTGVELNSTAIGLREQSQQALQRGQEQNEQTMLVVTSMNEMIATVNEIASSAAGAASAANMAASETQEGHKTIEKTTTSISNLEAEMNSASDIIVSLADNTQSIGTILDVIRGISEQTNLLALNAAIEAARAGEAGRGFAVVADEVRNLATKTAQSTDEIDTMINQLQTEAKNAVSSMSNSKNLIEEGTTETEMARQALEKIATQVLAILDINTQVATATEQQSAVANEINMNMDTVNSSVKNGLSASEKLEQSSQQLAELSQVLDRYVGSFKI, encoded by the coding sequence ATGTTTGGCATTGCCGTCGCTGCGAGTATGGCGTCAACTTATTTCATTTCAAGCGAAAAAATTGATGAGATAATATTGAACAAATCGCAAGTTCAAGCTGAATTCTTGGCTGGAAATGCGGGGTATATCTTAGAGAATTCGGACAATCCAGTTCAAGATTTACAAAAGTTGGTGGGTGAGCTGAAACAGCGATCTGATGTCACTTATGCCATTGTTATTGATAGTAACGTAAGTGCTATTGCTCACAGCGACAAAAATAAACTGAATAAAGTTTATGAAGATAGTTATACAGTTAAAGGCGCAACCCAAGGCGTCCAACAGTATTCAAAATGGTACGCTGATGTTCAACAAGTTTGGGTGTTTGACATCATGGCACCTATCTACGTCAACGGTGAGCTGTACGGTACTTTTGATATCGGTATTCCTATCACAGAGGTTAGCCAAGCAACGAATGGCATTATTAGCTACCAGCTCGCTTCAATGGTTTTCATTTTTGTTGTTTGTCTCGTTGTTCTATCACTTCTTCTTAGCAAACTGATGCAACCTCTCTTGGTATTGAAAAATACATTGCATGATATTTCTGAAGGCGATGGTGATCTATCAGTACGTTTGCCAATTAAAGGGAATGACGAAGTCGCTCAAATCTCATCGGCTTTCAATGTGTTCGTTGGCAAGGTGCACGAGATAATTACGCAAACAGTGAATACTGGTGTCGAATTAAATAGCACAGCTATTGGGCTTCGTGAACAGTCGCAGCAAGCATTGCAAAGAGGGCAAGAACAGAACGAACAAACCATGTTGGTCGTGACATCTATGAATGAAATGATTGCCACGGTTAATGAAATTGCATCTAGCGCGGCTGGTGCTGCAAGCGCGGCAAACATGGCGGCGAGTGAAACTCAAGAAGGTCATAAGACGATTGAGAAGACCACGACCTCAATCTCGAACCTTGAAGCCGAGATGAATAGTGCTTCTGACATCATTGTTAGCCTTGCTGATAATACCCAATCGATCGGTACTATTCTTGATGTTATTAGAGGTATCTCTGAGCAAACGAATTTGCTTGCGCTTAATGCTGCAATTGAAGCTGCGCGTGCTGGTGAGGCTGGCCGAGGCTTTGCTGTCGTTGCTGATGAAGTTCGTAACCTAGCGACAAAAACAGCACAGTCGACCGATGAAATTGACACGATGATCAACCAACTTCAAACCGAAGCTAAGAACGCTGTTAGCTCGATGAGTAATAGCAAGAACTTAATTGAAGAGGGTACGACTGAAACTGAAATGGCTCGCCAAGCTTTGGAAAAAATTGCCACGCAAGTTTTGGCTATTCTCGATATTAATACGCAAGTCGCAACGGCAACGGAGCAGCAATCAGCGGTAGCGAATGAAATTAATATGAACATGGATACGGTTAACAGCTCAGTCAAAAACGGTTTGAGCGCAAGTGAGAAGTTAGAGCAATCAAGCCAGCAGCTGGCAGAGTTGTCACAAGTTCTCGACCGTTATGTCGGCTCATTTAAAATCTAG
- a CDS encoding MATE family efflux transporter, which produces MLTKFRPFIRESGALMHLSIPIILTQIATQAMGFVDTTMAGQVSPADLAAIALGTSLWIPVLLLLRGVIMALTPVVAYHRGARDFQSISVEFFQMVWLALIASVLLIAYLVSAKPILEWIGVAAEIIPIGSDYAFALAFGVPGIALFYTLNGFCEGMNNTKVPMIISVVGLLVNIPVNYVLIYGKFGFPEMGAVGCGWATSLVYWLMSGMLYSYIKGHHHYKSIISFADAKPKAKEMLHLLRLGLPIGMNIAVCGSIFAVIALMIGRIGAENVAAAQIALNISILTYVIPMSISFGITIRVGHALGEKDELGAIERSKVGILVAALISLLSVAMFLLFPEWIIRLYTTDPAISATAAVLLTFTAMYQFSDALQTSANGALRGYKDTKIPMILAIASYWGLALPLGMVLGLTDHIVPAMGEEGFWIGILTGLSVSATLMLIRLRYVIKKRDLPPASAPLAN; this is translated from the coding sequence ATGCTAACGAAATTTCGTCCTTTTATTCGTGAATCGGGTGCGCTTATGCATCTTTCGATTCCAATCATTTTGACTCAAATAGCGACCCAAGCAATGGGGTTTGTAGATACGACAATGGCTGGCCAAGTAAGCCCTGCCGATCTCGCCGCTATTGCACTTGGCACCAGCCTTTGGATCCCAGTTTTACTGCTACTGCGTGGTGTGATTATGGCGCTAACGCCTGTTGTTGCTTACCACCGAGGTGCACGTGATTTCCAAAGTATCTCTGTTGAATTCTTCCAGATGGTTTGGTTGGCATTAATTGCTAGTGTGCTCCTCATCGCTTATTTGGTGAGTGCGAAACCGATTTTAGAATGGATTGGGGTTGCCGCTGAGATCATCCCTATCGGCAGTGACTATGCTTTCGCCCTAGCCTTTGGTGTACCGGGTATTGCCCTGTTCTACACTTTGAACGGCTTCTGTGAAGGGATGAACAACACCAAAGTACCAATGATCATTTCTGTGGTTGGTCTGTTAGTAAATATTCCGGTCAACTACGTGCTGATCTACGGTAAGTTCGGCTTCCCTGAAATGGGCGCTGTCGGTTGTGGTTGGGCGACAAGCTTGGTGTATTGGCTAATGTCGGGGATGCTGTATTCCTACATTAAAGGTCATCACCACTACAAGTCCATCATCAGCTTTGCAGACGCTAAGCCAAAAGCAAAAGAGATGCTTCACCTTCTAAGATTAGGTTTACCTATCGGGATGAACATCGCGGTTTGTGGCAGTATCTTTGCGGTAATCGCACTGATGATTGGCCGTATTGGTGCAGAGAACGTGGCAGCGGCACAAATTGCACTTAACATCTCGATCCTAACTTACGTGATTCCTATGAGTATCTCGTTTGGCATTACGATTCGTGTTGGACATGCACTAGGCGAGAAAGACGAACTAGGCGCAATTGAACGCAGCAAAGTCGGTATCTTGGTTGCGGCGTTGATTTCATTACTTTCGGTTGCGATGTTCCTTCTGTTCCCGGAGTGGATCATTAGGCTTTACACCACCGACCCTGCAATTAGCGCGACAGCAGCAGTATTGTTGACGTTTACGGCGATGTACCAATTCAGCGATGCATTACAAACGTCTGCTAACGGCGCACTACGTGGCTATAAAGACACTAAGATCCCGATGATTTTAGCTATCGCTTCATACTGGGGCTTAGCACTACCACTGGGCATGGTATTGGGCTTAACAGACCACATTGTTCCTGCAATGGGTGAAGAAGGCTTTTGGATTGGTATTCTAACGGGCTTGAGCGTTTCAGCGACGCTGATGTTAATTCGCTTGCGATACGTGATTAAGAAGCGTGACTTGCCACCAGCAAGTGCTCCATTGGCAAACTAA
- a CDS encoding type II secretion system protein: protein MELIVVIVILGVLAVTAAPRFLNIQESAREAVLEGVAGAMEGVITQVTSKAIIVGLNPDATNPGDQSNYVIDFGIGSVEVDWGTLCPESEGESGDALNMLHFLTLSDDDSLTSELGNRHTVVGYDYDFTQAELDSTNITDADLEQRQGCFVLYDSFGRTNGSQCPDEGCECTVRIVNNNC, encoded by the coding sequence ATGGAATTAATCGTTGTCATCGTGATACTCGGTGTTTTAGCCGTAACGGCAGCCCCGAGGTTTCTTAATATCCAAGAGTCAGCGAGAGAAGCGGTGCTTGAAGGTGTTGCAGGTGCAATGGAAGGGGTGATCACACAAGTAACCTCTAAGGCGATTATTGTTGGGCTTAATCCGGACGCAACAAACCCAGGTGACCAGAGCAACTATGTGATTGACTTTGGTATTGGTAGCGTTGAAGTCGACTGGGGAACCCTTTGCCCTGAAAGTGAAGGTGAATCAGGAGATGCGTTAAATATGCTCCACTTCCTAACTTTGTCGGATGATGATAGCTTAACTTCAGAACTCGGTAATCGACATACCGTGGTCGGGTATGATTATGACTTTACTCAAGCAGAACTAGATAGTACGAATATAACAGACGCTGACTTAGAGCAACGCCAAGGTTGCTTTGTTCTTTATGACTCTTTTGGCCGAACCAATGGTAGCCAGTGTCCTGATGAAGGATGCGAGTGTACAGTTCGTATTGTTAACAACAATTGTTAA
- the trpS gene encoding tryptophan--tRNA ligase — MKTPQNTNKPEIILTGDRATGPLHLGHYVGSLQQRTSLQHIHDQTILVADMQGLTDNAHNPAKVSSNILNVVADYLAVGIDPTKTTICLQSQLPALAELTMFYSNLVSIARLERNPTVKSEIQNKEFGRSIPAGFLTYPISQAADITAFNATLIPVGDDQLPMLEQTNEIVRKVNSLAGKPVLNECKPLLSNASRLPSTDGKNKMSKSMGNAINLGATEKEIRTAVKSMYTDPNHLRIEDPGQVEGNIVFTYLDAFHTDTQYVNELKDRYRRGGLGDGQTKKVLEECLQEMIRPIRARRAELLDDKAQLIDILRQGTQLSRERTETVLFDVKELFGLNIL, encoded by the coding sequence ATGAAAACACCTCAAAACACGAACAAACCAGAAATCATTCTGACTGGCGACCGAGCTACGGGACCTTTACATCTGGGTCACTATGTTGGTTCACTTCAGCAGCGTACTTCGTTGCAGCATATTCACGACCAAACGATATTGGTTGCCGACATGCAAGGCCTTACCGACAATGCACATAATCCTGCCAAGGTTTCGTCTAACATTCTTAATGTGGTGGCTGACTATCTAGCGGTCGGTATCGACCCAACAAAAACCACAATCTGCCTTCAATCACAGTTACCAGCACTGGCAGAACTCACCATGTTCTACAGCAACCTTGTGTCTATCGCTCGTTTGGAGCGCAATCCAACCGTTAAAAGTGAAATTCAAAACAAGGAGTTTGGTCGCTCAATTCCGGCTGGTTTTCTAACTTATCCCATTTCACAAGCAGCTGATATAACAGCCTTTAACGCGACCTTGATTCCAGTGGGTGACGACCAATTGCCAATGCTTGAACAGACCAATGAGATCGTGAGGAAAGTTAACTCGCTCGCGGGCAAGCCAGTTTTAAATGAGTGTAAACCTCTGCTTAGCAATGCCTCCCGTCTTCCGAGCACCGACGGTAAGAACAAGATGTCAAAATCGATGGGGAATGCGATTAACCTTGGTGCGACCGAGAAAGAGATTCGTACCGCAGTCAAATCCATGTATACCGACCCAAATCATCTACGAATCGAAGATCCTGGCCAAGTAGAAGGGAACATCGTATTTACCTATCTTGATGCTTTCCATACTGACACTCAATACGTCAATGAACTAAAAGATCGCTATCGCAGAGGCGGGTTAGGGGATGGCCAAACTAAAAAGGTATTGGAAGAGTGTCTACAAGAGATGATTCGCCCTATTAGAGCACGCAGAGCCGAATTGTTGGATGACAAAGCGCAACTCATCGATATCTTGCGCCAAGGCACGCAGCTATCGAGAGAAAGAACAGAAACCGTGTTGTTTGATGTTAAAGAACTATTTGGCCTGAACATCTTGTAA
- a CDS encoding alpha/beta fold hydrolase translates to MLIEKWLEIDGDQLYCLSTDIKESQETLVLIHGLGESHLCFSDALDWLPNYNLIMFDLCGYGYSPASNISHSTESQAKRMLKALDQLSIHDCFLLGHSWGGDTSTLVCEYDTKGIVRGFINAEGGLHEESIILSQIIADTYSELSTDEFTNWVKGEGFAKRFAMAWGHGAGVKYLSSVRRCEPEVLGQTASEIYGQHATQDIRGVVGCGQIYENLSIPKVYFWGTDSLKGCERAKAFISTLDNVSFEGANHWVQNDPAKFYEEVDKFITGVTNRTKLRY, encoded by the coding sequence TTGCTGATAGAAAAGTGGTTAGAGATTGATGGTGACCAGCTTTATTGCTTGTCGACTGACATCAAAGAGTCTCAGGAAACATTAGTGTTAATTCATGGGTTGGGTGAGTCACATTTATGTTTTTCCGACGCGTTAGATTGGCTCCCGAATTACAACTTAATCATGTTCGACCTGTGTGGTTATGGCTATTCTCCTGCTTCAAATATATCCCACTCAACAGAAAGCCAAGCAAAGCGAATGTTGAAAGCACTCGACCAATTGAGCATCCATGATTGTTTTCTGCTTGGGCACTCTTGGGGAGGTGATACATCGACGTTGGTTTGTGAATACGACACGAAAGGTATCGTGCGTGGTTTCATTAATGCTGAAGGCGGGTTGCACGAAGAAAGCATCATCCTATCCCAGATTATTGCAGACACATATTCTGAACTAAGTACTGACGAATTTACGAACTGGGTGAAAGGAGAAGGTTTCGCAAAACGTTTTGCCATGGCGTGGGGACACGGAGCGGGTGTTAAGTATCTTTCGTCAGTTAGACGGTGTGAGCCAGAGGTTCTTGGTCAAACCGCCAGTGAAATCTACGGGCAACATGCGACTCAAGATATCCGTGGCGTGGTTGGCTGTGGGCAAATCTACGAAAACTTATCCATACCTAAAGTATATTTTTGGGGTACTGACAGCCTAAAGGGGTGTGAACGTGCGAAAGCGTTTATTAGTACGCTAGACAATGTTTCGTTTGAGGGGGCAAACCACTGGGTGCAAAACGACCCTGCCAAATTCTATGAAGAGGTAGATAAGTTTATTACTGGCGTTACAAATAGAACAAAGCTTAGATATTGA
- a CDS encoding M4 family metallopeptidase, producing the protein MRGAHLLMLFPIAFTSQAANVVDYSQVDLSTVLNQTTQGFTAVSQPLAYQDASRVNTGTTTLLRKTQLHYGIPVYGQSVVVDLSQKGFAKAVDGQVLTGIESDIGSTLPMISAKQAVDIAKSQHKGVAAATIRDPNTELLIWLDEQQQARLIYKVDFLQTLGMAPSRPITLVDAKSGELLDRWEGIAFIEAEGPGGNQKSGRYYFGSNTQFGGFQVNSYCQMDSQNVVTMNMNNQQGSGQIHQFSCNGNYGKNVNNYRAVNGAYAPMNDAHYFGQRVFDMYQDWLNTRPIQQKLTMRVHYGSNYGNAFWDGRQMTFGDGNQSMYPLATWDVIAHEVSHGFTEQNSNLEYRGMSGGMNESFSDVAAAALSEYVHGTFNWKMGEHVMKHSDAMRYFINPSQDGMSIGHINQYYNGIDVHHSSGIFNKAFYHLATSNSWGIKKAFKAYATANQLYWTPNSDFQQGANGVCKAAEKLGYETSAVKSAFNEVGIDVQNCGSGQPNPSPNPPTPTPTPTPTPTPGVVELEINVPTPIVSGGDDQQQFVLKNAPGSDAWIQTYHGYGNVDLYVAIGRPASLNDYDCSSTNSDNNEYCGFGGVQGEDIYVLVDGAQSSMDAYVAVSAEFELPQPEPQPEPEPQGLCDNLQEWNPNYYYPAGTAIQYYGNRFTASADNWGADPFNNYWYWVFEGSCY; encoded by the coding sequence ATGCGTGGTGCACATTTACTAATGCTATTTCCGATAGCGTTTACTTCTCAAGCTGCCAATGTTGTCGACTACTCGCAAGTCGATTTATCTACAGTACTCAATCAAACAACACAGGGTTTTACCGCTGTAAGCCAACCACTTGCTTACCAAGATGCAAGTCGAGTGAATACTGGTACAACAACACTCCTACGTAAAACACAACTTCACTACGGGATTCCGGTTTACGGTCAATCGGTAGTGGTTGATCTTTCTCAGAAGGGCTTTGCGAAAGCGGTTGATGGCCAAGTATTAACGGGTATTGAGTCAGATATTGGATCGACACTGCCAATGATTAGCGCAAAGCAAGCTGTCGATATTGCAAAGTCACAGCACAAAGGGGTTGCCGCAGCGACTATTCGTGATCCTAACACCGAGCTTCTTATTTGGCTTGATGAACAGCAACAAGCGCGCCTGATTTATAAGGTCGATTTCTTGCAGACTCTGGGCATGGCACCCTCAAGACCGATTACGCTTGTTGATGCTAAATCGGGTGAGTTACTGGATCGATGGGAAGGGATTGCGTTCATAGAGGCAGAAGGACCGGGTGGAAACCAGAAAAGTGGCCGTTATTACTTTGGCTCGAACACGCAGTTTGGCGGATTCCAAGTCAACTCGTATTGCCAGATGGACAGCCAAAACGTTGTGACTATGAACATGAACAACCAACAAGGTTCAGGGCAAATCCATCAATTTAGCTGTAACGGAAATTACGGTAAGAACGTCAATAATTATCGCGCAGTTAACGGTGCGTATGCACCAATGAACGACGCACACTACTTTGGCCAACGTGTGTTCGACATGTACCAAGATTGGTTGAACACACGTCCTATTCAGCAAAAGCTTACTATGCGAGTTCACTACGGTTCGAACTATGGGAATGCGTTCTGGGATGGCCGCCAAATGACGTTTGGAGATGGTAACCAATCCATGTATCCATTGGCGACGTGGGACGTGATTGCTCATGAGGTCAGTCATGGTTTTACTGAGCAAAACTCAAACCTTGAATATCGTGGTATGTCGGGCGGAATGAACGAATCTTTCTCTGATGTAGCTGCTGCGGCGCTTAGTGAATATGTACATGGCACTTTCAATTGGAAGATGGGTGAGCATGTAATGAAACATAGTGATGCGATGCGTTACTTCATTAACCCAAGTCAAGATGGTATGTCTATCGGTCACATCAACCAGTATTACAATGGCATTGATGTTCACCATAGTTCAGGGATCTTTAATAAAGCGTTCTACCATCTAGCCACGAGCAACAGTTGGGGTATCAAAAAAGCGTTTAAGGCTTACGCAACCGCTAACCAACTTTACTGGACACCAAACTCGGATTTCCAACAAGGTGCCAACGGGGTTTGCAAAGCTGCTGAAAAGTTAGGTTATGAGACCTCAGCAGTGAAATCTGCGTTTAACGAAGTAGGTATCGATGTACAAAACTGTGGTTCTGGTCAGCCAAATCCGAGCCCTAATCCTCCAACCCCAACCCCAACTCCAACTCCAACTCCAACACCTGGTGTCGTCGAGCTAGAGATAAACGTGCCAACACCCATTGTGAGTGGTGGCGATGATCAGCAACAGTTCGTTCTAAAGAATGCACCTGGAAGTGATGCTTGGATTCAGACTTACCATGGTTACGGCAACGTTGACTTGTATGTCGCAATCGGCAGACCTGCGTCACTAAACGACTACGATTGCTCTTCTACCAACTCAGATAACAATGAATACTGCGGTTTTGGTGGCGTGCAAGGTGAGGATATCTACGTGCTGGTGGACGGTGCTCAAAGCTCAATGGATGCTTACGTGGCCGTTAGCGCAGAGTTTGAATTACCTCAGCCAGAGCCTCAACCAGAACCTGAGCCACAAGGCTTGTGCGATAACCTTCAAGAGTGGAATCCAAATTACTATTATCCGGCAGGCACAGCCATTCAATATTATGGCAACAGATTCACAGCGTCTGCGGATAACTGGGGAGCTGACCCGTTCAACAATTATTGGTACTGGGTATTTGAAGGTTCTTGTTACTAG
- a CDS encoding LysE family translocator gives MSLEGAVTFFIAMFIFGITPGPGVFAILARGMVNGWRKCITLSLGMICSDLIYLALACFGLATIAENWSFAFEVIRYVGAAYLIYLGYKMFKSLPEVQGSAELAAKQSQKSELASFAQGFLISASNPKVILFYISFLPTFIDLTVLQSQDIILVSVLAAVALMSGLMLIAMGAGRMASLLKTPRAHKRLNQSAGGIMIAAGSYLAINR, from the coding sequence ATGTCACTAGAAGGCGCAGTTACATTCTTTATTGCCATGTTTATATTTGGTATTACTCCGGGGCCTGGCGTATTTGCGATTTTAGCTCGTGGCATGGTTAACGGTTGGCGAAAGTGCATCACTCTTTCGTTAGGAATGATATGCAGTGATCTGATTTATCTTGCGCTTGCCTGTTTTGGCCTAGCGACGATTGCTGAGAACTGGTCGTTTGCTTTTGAGGTGATTCGCTACGTTGGTGCCGCTTATCTGATTTACTTGGGCTACAAGATGTTTAAGAGCCTACCTGAAGTGCAAGGCTCAGCGGAGCTCGCAGCCAAGCAAAGTCAGAAATCAGAACTCGCCAGCTTCGCGCAAGGCTTTTTGATCTCAGCATCAAATCCGAAAGTGATTTTGTTCTATATTTCATTCTTGCCGACGTTCATTGACCTGACGGTTTTGCAGTCGCAAGATATTATATTGGTTTCTGTCTTAGCGGCGGTTGCTCTGATGTCTGGTTTAATGCTCATTGCAATGGGCGCGGGCAGAATGGCAAGTTTACTTAAAACGCCACGCGCTCATAAAAGATTAAATCAAAGTGCAGGTGGAATAATGATTGCGGCTGGCTCATATTTGGCGATAAATCGATAA
- a CDS encoding VOC family protein, protein MEISHLDHLVLTVKDLTVTVDFYQRVLGMKPIQFGEGRLALSFGTQKINLHQQGNEFEPKAERVQAGSADLCFITSTPMTQVIEHIKANGIEIEEGPVQRTGATGRIVSVYVRDPDGNLIEVSNY, encoded by the coding sequence TTGGAAATCAGTCATTTAGATCACTTAGTGTTAACCGTTAAAGACTTAACCGTGACGGTGGATTTTTATCAGCGCGTGTTAGGCATGAAGCCCATCCAGTTCGGAGAAGGTCGTTTGGCGTTGTCATTTGGTACTCAAAAGATAAACCTTCACCAGCAAGGCAATGAGTTCGAACCAAAGGCTGAACGTGTGCAAGCGGGGAGTGCCGATCTTTGTTTTATTACCAGCACACCAATGACACAGGTAATCGAACATATCAAAGCGAACGGAATAGAGATAGAAGAGGGGCCAGTACAGCGAACCGGTGCGACGGGAAGAATCGTATCTGTTTATGTTCGAGATCCTGATGGTAATCTGATTGAGGTTTCTAACTATTAG
- a CDS encoding DUF3644 domain-containing protein codes for MSEKKWLQVDKAYTFFLESFQSGHEFTLDDLAEKTGWSVSTVKTYLRKKWVSLLERKNNAYKVTEVITTFNSTTFRQHQSQKDEVDKYLHQIMLEKAISACISAIEIYNKPNFQHREETFSILMTNAWELLLKSKLVKDAGDNPESIHIFNKAQVVISPSGNPKTISLGAALNRLLANGSIPNVVGDNIRLLMNIRDDSVHFVCGDLELSTNIQEIGTASLKNFMTLAMNWFNHDFSRYNFYLMPVSFFHLSDVASFSVDSEVKSNLLKYLKDIEKDHEHEKDANFAISLKLHTKLVKTTNDEALQVRLTNDPDAPEIVLSEEDALKNYPHDYYELLEIIKARYTNFKQNKVFHDQMRTLKAEGERYCKLRRLDPDNPKSISKTFYHNRVIDQFDQWYERARVK; via the coding sequence ATGTCAGAGAAAAAATGGTTGCAAGTAGACAAGGCTTATACATTCTTCCTTGAGAGTTTTCAATCTGGACACGAGTTCACGTTAGATGACTTAGCTGAAAAGACAGGTTGGAGCGTATCTACAGTAAAAACGTATTTACGTAAAAAATGGGTTTCATTGCTGGAGCGAAAGAACAATGCTTATAAGGTCACAGAAGTTATCACAACTTTCAACTCAACTACTTTTCGCCAACACCAAAGCCAAAAAGATGAAGTAGATAAGTACCTTCACCAGATTATGTTAGAAAAGGCTATCTCAGCGTGTATTTCAGCGATAGAAATATACAACAAACCTAATTTTCAGCATCGAGAAGAGACTTTCTCAATTCTAATGACAAATGCATGGGAACTTCTTTTAAAGTCAAAGTTGGTAAAAGATGCTGGTGACAATCCTGAGTCCATCCATATTTTTAACAAGGCGCAAGTTGTAATATCCCCAAGTGGTAACCCTAAAACGATTTCATTGGGAGCTGCCCTGAATCGTTTATTAGCTAATGGTTCTATCCCAAACGTAGTCGGAGATAACATTCGATTGTTAATGAACATCCGAGATGATTCAGTGCATTTTGTCTGCGGTGATCTTGAATTGAGCACTAATATCCAAGAAATTGGTACAGCTTCACTGAAAAACTTCATGACTCTTGCTATGAACTGGTTCAACCATGACTTTAGTCGGTACAACTTCTACCTTATGCCTGTATCATTTTTCCATCTTTCAGATGTTGCTAGTTTTAGCGTGGACAGTGAGGTTAAGTCAAACCTCCTGAAGTATCTGAAAGATATCGAGAAAGACCATGAGCATGAAAAAGATGCAAACTTTGCTATATCGTTGAAACTTCATACTAAGCTGGTAAAAACGACAAATGATGAAGCGTTACAAGTGCGTCTAACTAATGATCCTGATGCTCCGGAAATTGTTCTTTCCGAAGAAGATGCTCTGAAAAACTATCCACACGATTACTACGAGCTGCTAGAAATAATCAAGGCACGCTATACGAACTTTAAGCAAAATAAAGTCTTTCATGACCAAATGAGGACGCTAAAAGCTGAAGGTGAAAGGTACTGTAAATTGCGCCGATTAGATCCGGACAACCCTAAAAGTATTAGTAAAACTTTCTATCACAACAGGGTCATCGACCAATTTGACCAATGGTACGAAAGGGCACGGGTGAAGTAA